A single region of the Thermoplasmata archaeon genome encodes:
- a CDS encoding NAD(P)-binding domain-containing protein has product MRIGIIGAGHIGGTAARLFARAAHQVAVSNSRGPATLASLVSSIGPNAKAASPEDAVKFGEAVLLALPWRKKAELPPAELFEGKIVIDAMNPYAATGRVIDLGESTSSEEVAKRLPGARLVKAFNTMGWNTLAGGSRPAHEGRFVVFVAGDDADAKATVTELIDSIGFATLDTGSLREGGRRQAPDTPIYGRPLTVREAQAILIRRP; this is encoded by the coding sequence ATGCGAATCGGAATCATCGGAGCCGGGCACATCGGCGGGACGGCGGCGCGGCTGTTCGCGCGGGCCGCTCACCAGGTGGCCGTGTCGAATTCCCGCGGCCCCGCCACGCTGGCGTCGCTCGTGTCGTCCATCGGCCCGAACGCGAAGGCCGCGAGCCCCGAGGACGCGGTGAAGTTCGGCGAGGCGGTTCTGCTCGCCCTCCCGTGGCGGAAGAAGGCGGAGCTTCCTCCCGCGGAGCTCTTCGAGGGCAAGATCGTGATCGACGCGATGAACCCGTACGCCGCCACGGGCCGCGTCATCGACCTCGGCGAGAGCACATCGAGCGAGGAAGTCGCCAAGAGGCTGCCGGGCGCTCGGCTCGTCAAGGCCTTCAACACGATGGGCTGGAACACCTTGGCGGGCGGTTCGCGGCCCGCGCACGAGGGGCGGTTCGTCGTCTTCGTCGCCGGCGACGACGCCGACGCGAAGGCGACCGTGACGGAGCTGATCGACAGCATCGGCTTCGCGACCCTCGACACGGGATCCCTCCGGGAGGGCGGCCGCCGTCAAGCGCCCGACACGCCGATCTACGGCCGGCCGTTGACGGTGCGCGAGGCGCAGGCCATCTTGATCCGGCGGCCATGA
- a CDS encoding DNRLRE domain-containing protein, whose amino-acid sequence MAISSTRSLVVLLVAMVIASLLSGGASGRSVPSARGLQVLVFQPGASGTDSFVQSGTPLWNYGDGATLSVGPNETSGYLARGLLRFDLAGLPSNATIVNATLGMYEVQGAGGEVRVIPAFASWAEGDGGHSWTVQPVTVRETVGVNRTREPVEVVVPFQSNSIADPARDLRVYDAGQEVPSQVYRYAYSGGQIAAAHVFFDATIGAYGSKTYDIVYSTNGTSVPAYRTGTWSAGPLWTYGPTGGGASGATIADLDNDGGLDIVFGGTDGYVYCLDEDGTLKWRTLVSSGQSVPFTPQVADVDRTGRLSVVVSTNAPSVVRLNRTGAIVWTYNSASVLFTTPTLVDVNGDGVLDALVGSNARNLAAIDGRTGTSLPSYPVPVAAYTPTIADIDGSGASEIVVDGDDKNMHAFALDGTERWAANAPGGSFLEGSIAFGDVNGDGLPEVVTGDVSNNGIEFALWALNGTTVWYRSLPTYRQGGQTMADVNGDGLPEILVGVESGTVYSLRGTDGSIFWSYNAGATQAGTPVVADFDRSGTRQIAFIEGSAVAVLAATGFLAHGWTISPPNLNLRSAYQFPMTSPAVADLTGNGTLEILVPMSGGMAAYGTGGLDHDWRTWGYNVNHTQRFLDGASGSGAPMLESTLGVSQVHPAAGASWNYRDGTTPWATSGGDFGLASTSAAAAPGWVSWNLTNLVQDWAAGLAPNDGVFLLEGSEITGALHGFVTSDSPDAVHRPILTVSYTLSSAGAGREPPRIVGRIPNVVLPENAGPAALDLGAYASDPDTPASRLRWNVTGFDPAVVAIGGANIPGESTVTISPQSGRWGDAQVTYWLTDPEGGFDRQTGWINVTQVDSPPAFGPPSPLYVTANETYVFDEGPYITDPDTPRASLTLTNDDPVHVSTSGTNVSFRYPESYLGRWAFVNLTVSDGTSGVTRVVVVKVTTDHPPALWRPLPDVTLLEGQLVRGLFNLSEYFSDPDQDSLFYSTGYAHLVVAIRANLSVDVQAPNGWWGQEEVTFRATDPSGAIAEDTVLVTVVHMNAPPAWGAVPDLRVRFSTPFSFNLDPYVSDPDTPSADLVVSASDTAHAFVSGHLLTLTYPWVLNDTVQPLVLTMTDGVFTVDRTVFVAIGSDWPPIIVTKMPDISFSEGTTRRAAYRLSDYFADPDGNLLFWTVGNSRIGVTIQANGSVDLTSAIGWWGTETVTFRATDPQGALQEDTVRITVDHVDRPPAFLPVPEVFLNVTTTYLSLTSYMADPDTKVSDLVLVSTNSAHAVIVGQGLLLTYTADADESIDVVVSDGNLTDATTIHVRVVLPAGLVQEIIPGWLYWLPLPLVGGALGGFLVYRRRQLEWAFLVTKTGLLVSSVSRRGDGSLDTDLLTGMLTTIMDFARRSFSDETERHLEGLELGEKRVTIVRGSRVYLAVVYRGRTPGSLTSRMRVLVQKFESRYPEAFGDILDTSKLEGIPVELEHLVTRGNLPFVRFGSEDRTV is encoded by the coding sequence ATGGCCATCTCGTCGACTCGAAGCCTAGTCGTCCTCCTCGTCGCGATGGTCATCGCTTCCCTCCTCTCCGGCGGCGCGTCCGGTCGGTCGGTCCCGAGCGCGCGGGGCCTCCAGGTCCTGGTGTTTCAGCCCGGCGCGAGCGGCACGGACTCGTTCGTCCAGAGCGGGACACCGCTCTGGAATTACGGCGATGGCGCGACGCTGTCGGTCGGTCCGAACGAGACGAGCGGATACCTCGCTCGAGGCCTCCTGAGGTTCGACCTGGCGGGCCTCCCGTCGAATGCGACGATTGTGAATGCGACCCTCGGCATGTACGAGGTGCAAGGCGCCGGCGGCGAAGTTCGGGTCATCCCCGCGTTCGCGTCGTGGGCGGAAGGCGATGGAGGTCACTCGTGGACCGTCCAGCCCGTCACGGTCCGCGAGACCGTTGGCGTGAACCGCACGCGGGAGCCGGTCGAGGTCGTCGTCCCGTTCCAGTCGAACTCGATCGCGGACCCCGCGCGCGACCTCCGCGTGTACGACGCGGGACAAGAGGTGCCCTCTCAGGTATACCGATATGCGTACAGCGGCGGCCAGATTGCGGCCGCGCACGTGTTCTTCGATGCGACGATCGGCGCGTACGGCTCGAAGACGTACGACATCGTCTACAGTACGAACGGGACGTCCGTGCCGGCGTACCGAACCGGGACTTGGAGCGCCGGTCCCCTCTGGACATACGGCCCCACGGGCGGCGGCGCGTCCGGGGCCACAATCGCCGACCTGGACAACGACGGCGGGCTGGACATCGTGTTCGGCGGGACGGACGGATACGTGTACTGCCTCGATGAGGACGGGACCCTGAAATGGCGGACCCTCGTCTCCTCCGGCCAGAGCGTGCCCTTCACCCCCCAGGTCGCGGACGTGGACCGCACCGGCCGACTCAGCGTCGTCGTATCGACGAACGCGCCGAGCGTGGTTCGTCTCAACCGTACGGGTGCGATCGTCTGGACGTACAACAGCGCCAGCGTCCTCTTCACCACTCCGACCCTCGTCGACGTGAATGGCGACGGCGTCCTGGACGCCCTCGTCGGAAGCAACGCAAGGAACCTCGCCGCGATCGACGGCCGCACCGGGACCTCGCTTCCGTCGTACCCGGTCCCCGTGGCCGCCTACACGCCGACGATCGCGGACATCGACGGGAGCGGTGCCTCGGAGATCGTCGTGGATGGGGATGACAAGAACATGCACGCGTTCGCCCTCGACGGGACGGAACGCTGGGCCGCGAACGCTCCCGGCGGCTCGTTCCTCGAGGGGAGCATCGCCTTCGGCGACGTGAACGGAGACGGCTTGCCCGAGGTCGTCACGGGGGACGTCAGCAACAACGGGATTGAGTTCGCCCTATGGGCCTTGAACGGGACGACGGTCTGGTACCGGTCCCTGCCCACGTACCGACAAGGCGGCCAAACCATGGCGGACGTGAACGGCGACGGGCTCCCGGAGATCCTCGTGGGGGTCGAGTCCGGGACCGTGTATAGCCTGCGCGGGACCGACGGCTCCATATTCTGGAGCTACAACGCCGGGGCGACCCAGGCCGGGACGCCCGTCGTCGCGGACTTCGATCGGAGCGGCACGCGGCAGATTGCGTTCATCGAAGGCTCGGCTGTGGCCGTCCTCGCCGCCACGGGCTTCCTCGCCCACGGCTGGACGATCTCCCCGCCGAACCTGAATCTCCGGAGTGCGTACCAGTTCCCGATGACGAGCCCCGCGGTAGCGGACCTCACGGGCAACGGGACCCTCGAGATCCTGGTGCCCATGTCGGGCGGCATGGCCGCGTACGGAACGGGCGGGCTGGACCATGACTGGCGCACGTGGGGCTACAACGTCAACCACACGCAGCGGTTCCTCGACGGGGCGTCGGGGAGCGGCGCGCCCATGCTCGAGTCGACGCTCGGCGTCTCCCAAGTCCATCCGGCCGCGGGCGCGTCTTGGAACTACCGGGACGGTACGACCCCGTGGGCCACATCGGGAGGCGACTTCGGGCTCGCGTCGACGAGCGCCGCCGCGGCCCCCGGTTGGGTGTCGTGGAACCTCACGAACCTCGTCCAAGACTGGGCTGCCGGCCTCGCCCCGAACGACGGCGTGTTTCTCCTCGAGGGGAGCGAGATCACGGGCGCCCTCCATGGCTTCGTCACTTCGGATTCCCCGGATGCGGTGCACCGGCCGATCCTCACGGTCTCCTACACCCTTTCGTCCGCCGGCGCGGGGAGGGAGCCGCCGCGGATTGTCGGTCGGATTCCGAACGTCGTGCTCCCGGAGAATGCCGGGCCCGCGGCGTTGGACCTCGGCGCGTACGCCTCGGACCCCGACACGCCCGCGTCGCGGCTCCGGTGGAACGTCACCGGGTTCGACCCGGCCGTCGTCGCGATTGGCGGGGCGAACATCCCGGGCGAGTCTACCGTGACGATTTCGCCCCAGAGTGGCCGTTGGGGGGATGCGCAGGTGACGTACTGGCTCACGGACCCCGAGGGAGGCTTCGACCGCCAAACCGGATGGATCAACGTCACCCAGGTGGACAGTCCGCCGGCGTTCGGTCCGCCGTCCCCGCTGTACGTGACCGCGAACGAGACGTACGTATTCGACGAGGGCCCGTACATCACCGATCCGGACACGCCCCGTGCGTCGCTCACGCTGACGAACGACGACCCGGTCCACGTATCAACGTCTGGGACGAACGTCTCCTTCCGATATCCGGAATCGTACCTGGGGCGCTGGGCGTTCGTGAACCTCACGGTGAGCGACGGCACGTCCGGGGTCACTCGGGTCGTCGTGGTTAAGGTGACGACGGACCACCCGCCCGCGCTCTGGAGGCCTCTGCCGGACGTCACGTTGCTGGAGGGCCAACTGGTCCGCGGCTTGTTCAACCTGTCCGAGTACTTCTCGGATCCGGATCAAGACTCTCTGTTCTACTCGACCGGCTACGCGCACCTAGTCGTCGCGATTCGCGCGAATCTGAGCGTGGACGTCCAAGCTCCGAACGGCTGGTGGGGCCAGGAAGAGGTGACGTTCCGTGCGACGGACCCGAGCGGGGCGATCGCGGAGGATACCGTCCTCGTGACGGTCGTCCACATGAACGCACCGCCGGCCTGGGGCGCCGTCCCGGACTTGCGCGTCCGGTTCAGCACCCCGTTCTCTTTCAACCTGGACCCATACGTAAGTGATCCGGACACCCCCTCGGCGGACTTGGTCGTCAGCGCCTCGGACACGGCGCATGCGTTCGTCTCGGGCCATCTCCTCACGCTGACCTATCCGTGGGTCCTCAATGATACGGTCCAGCCCCTCGTCCTCACGATGACCGACGGCGTGTTCACGGTCGACCGCACGGTCTTCGTTGCGATCGGCTCGGACTGGCCACCGATCATCGTGACGAAGATGCCGGACATCTCCTTCAGCGAAGGGACGACGCGCCGGGCCGCGTACCGCCTCTCGGACTATTTCGCGGACCCGGACGGCAACTTGCTCTTCTGGACCGTCGGGAATTCGAGGATTGGCGTGACGATCCAGGCGAACGGGAGCGTGGACCTGACGAGCGCAATTGGGTGGTGGGGGACCGAGACGGTGACGTTCCGCGCGACGGATCCTCAGGGCGCCCTCCAGGAGGACACGGTCCGGATTACGGTCGACCATGTGGACCGACCGCCCGCCTTCCTCCCGGTGCCCGAGGTCTTCCTGAACGTCACCACGACGTACCTTTCGCTCACATCGTACATGGCCGATCCAGACACGAAAGTGTCCGACCTCGTCCTCGTGTCCACGAACAGCGCGCACGCGGTCATCGTCGGCCAGGGGCTCCTGCTGACCTACACGGCCGATGCGGACGAGTCGATCGATGTCGTCGTGAGCGACGGCAACCTGACCGATGCGACGACGATCCATGTCCGCGTGGTCCTGCCCGCGGGCCTGGTGCAAGAGATCATCCCCGGTTGGCTCTACTGGCTTCCGCTGCCGCTCGTCGGCGGGGCACTCGGCGGGTTCCTCGTCTACCGCCGCCGGCAGCTCGAGTGGGCATTCCTCGTGACGAAGACGGGCTTGCTCGTGAGCAGCGTTTCGCGCCGCGGGGACGGCTCGCTCGACACGGACCTGCTCACCGGGATGCTGACGACGATCATGGACTTCGCGCGTCGGAGTTTCTCCGATGAAACGGAGCGGCACCTCGAGGGGCTCGAGCTTGGAGAGAAGCGCGTGACGATTGTCCGGGGGAGCCGCGTCTACCTGGCCGTAGTCTACCGCGGCCGGACCCCGGGATCATTGACGTCGAGGATGCGCGTCCTGGTTCAGAAGTTCGAGAGTCGATATCCGGAGGCCTTCGGGGACATCCTCGACACGTCGAAGCTCGAGGGGATCCCCGTCGAACTCGAGCATCTAGTGACGCGCGGGAACCTCCCATTCGTGCGCTTCGGCTCAGAGGACCGCACGGTGTGA
- a CDS encoding ammonium transporter: MALDSGDIAWVVAATALVMIMTPALGFFYGGLVRRKNLVSTIAQCFAIFALVSLVWALWGYSLALGPSTNGFIGSLSNFGLNNVGEAPNPGYSSTIPELLYFAFQLKFAAITPALIIGAFAERIRFKALLIYIVAWTTFIYVPIAHWNWGIGGFLKSLGVIDFAGGLVVHTAAGVSAVAAALVIGRREGVDRLDSRPNNIPYVILGASVLWFGWFGFNAGSALAANPLAVNALVVTNLAAAGAAVSWMLTDWVRKGKPSAVGMAVGAVCGLVAVTPASGYVGPMPSIIIGLVAGVLCNYVGSWRARTTLDDSLDVFACHGAGGIWGTMATGLFASTLINPTGPNGLFFGNPGQVGIQALACVIVAAFAFAGSYVLLRIINIFTPVRVSPAEEHAGLDTSEFGEEAYATERDEPSPTES; encoded by the coding sequence GTGGCGCTGGACTCCGGGGACATCGCATGGGTCGTCGCGGCCACGGCCCTCGTCATGATCATGACGCCCGCGCTGGGCTTCTTCTACGGCGGACTCGTCCGGAGGAAGAACCTCGTCTCGACGATCGCCCAGTGCTTCGCGATCTTCGCCCTCGTGAGCCTCGTGTGGGCGCTGTGGGGCTACTCGCTCGCCCTGGGGCCATCCACCAACGGCTTCATCGGAAGCCTGTCCAATTTCGGGCTGAACAATGTAGGGGAGGCGCCGAACCCTGGATACTCCTCGACGATCCCGGAGCTGCTGTACTTCGCCTTTCAGCTGAAGTTCGCCGCGATCACGCCCGCGCTCATCATCGGCGCGTTCGCGGAGCGGATCCGGTTCAAGGCCCTCCTGATCTACATCGTCGCTTGGACGACGTTCATCTACGTGCCGATCGCCCATTGGAATTGGGGCATCGGGGGATTCCTGAAGTCCCTCGGCGTCATCGACTTCGCGGGCGGCCTAGTCGTCCACACGGCTGCGGGCGTGTCGGCGGTTGCGGCCGCGCTTGTGATCGGGCGGCGCGAAGGAGTCGACCGGCTCGACAGCCGACCGAACAACATCCCGTACGTCATCCTTGGCGCCTCCGTGTTGTGGTTCGGGTGGTTCGGCTTCAACGCCGGGAGCGCGCTCGCCGCGAATCCGTTGGCCGTCAACGCACTCGTCGTGACGAACCTGGCGGCCGCCGGCGCCGCGGTGAGCTGGATGCTCACGGACTGGGTGCGGAAAGGGAAGCCGTCCGCCGTCGGCATGGCCGTGGGCGCCGTGTGTGGCCTCGTCGCGGTCACCCCGGCCTCCGGATACGTCGGCCCAATGCCGTCGATCATCATCGGGTTGGTGGCGGGGGTCCTTTGCAACTACGTCGGCAGCTGGAGGGCGCGGACGACCCTGGACGATTCGCTGGACGTCTTCGCGTGCCACGGGGCGGGCGGGATCTGGGGGACGATGGCCACCGGTCTCTTTGCGTCGACTCTCATCAACCCGACCGGCCCCAACGGCCTGTTCTTCGGGAACCCCGGCCAGGTCGGCATCCAGGCCCTGGCGTGCGTCATCGTGGCGGCCTTCGCGTTCGCCGGGTCGTACGTCCTCTTGCGCATCATCAACATCTTCACGCCGGTGCGAGTTAGCCCGGCCGAGGAACACGCGGGCCTCGACACCTCCGAGTTCGGCGAGGAAGCCTACGCGACCGAGCGCGACGAACCGAGCCCGACCGAGTCATAA
- a CDS encoding MFS transporter, which translates to MEPTPTEPPRLRRRIGFSEIPRNVRRIVYANVLGGVGFGYLIVFITAYLPQIGIGPEVVGLILGAQGISMVVTAIPLGWYSDRRGRKGLLLAASVILPPSLLVFAFTTDLRWLVLASVAAGVGEGAFLSTWNAIIADQTTAAQRNAAFSLSFVLNNVAVGAGFALPLAFPALQAWSRLDSHTIHVGALVVTDAFGFVMPVAFAVLLRGYRETLRVREGRPKWMDWKPMLKFSGANGLIGLGAGFFIPLVPTWLFLKFGVPDTWSGPLLALSNVTIGIAAIGSAALAKRYGSVRAIVMAQGLSTIFLLSLAFATNAVVAGGLYLIRAALMNMSAPIGDSFLMGIVAPEQRGLASAVNSIIWRLPNSVTTVLGGVLMGAGYYDLPIFLATAFYVSSITSFFVMFRNLKPTT; encoded by the coding sequence ATGGAGCCGACGCCGACAGAACCGCCCCGCCTCCGTCGCCGGATCGGGTTCTCCGAGATCCCGCGGAACGTCCGGCGGATCGTCTACGCGAACGTCCTCGGCGGGGTGGGCTTCGGGTACCTGATCGTCTTCATCACGGCGTACCTCCCGCAGATCGGGATCGGGCCCGAGGTCGTCGGCCTGATCCTCGGCGCGCAGGGCATTTCGATGGTCGTGACTGCGATCCCGCTCGGCTGGTACTCGGATCGCCGCGGCCGGAAAGGGCTCCTGCTGGCCGCGTCCGTCATCCTCCCGCCATCCCTGCTTGTGTTCGCCTTCACGACGGACCTGCGATGGCTCGTCCTCGCCTCCGTCGCCGCCGGCGTCGGCGAAGGCGCCTTCCTCTCGACGTGGAACGCGATCATCGCGGACCAGACGACGGCGGCGCAGCGGAACGCGGCGTTCTCCCTGTCGTTCGTCCTCAACAACGTCGCGGTCGGAGCGGGCTTCGCGCTGCCGCTCGCCTTCCCGGCCCTCCAGGCATGGTCGAGGCTCGACAGCCACACGATCCACGTCGGCGCGCTCGTCGTGACCGACGCCTTCGGATTCGTCATGCCCGTCGCCTTCGCGGTCCTGCTGCGGGGCTACCGGGAGACATTGCGGGTGCGGGAGGGGCGGCCGAAATGGATGGACTGGAAGCCGATGCTGAAATTCTCGGGCGCGAACGGCCTCATCGGCCTCGGGGCGGGGTTCTTCATCCCGCTCGTGCCGACGTGGCTCTTCCTGAAATTCGGTGTGCCGGACACGTGGAGTGGGCCGCTGCTCGCCCTGTCCAACGTCACGATCGGGATCGCGGCGATCGGGAGCGCAGCGCTCGCGAAGCGATACGGCTCCGTGCGGGCAATCGTCATGGCCCAGGGGCTCTCGACGATCTTCCTGCTGAGCCTCGCCTTCGCCACGAACGCGGTCGTCGCGGGCGGGCTGTACCTCATCCGCGCGGCGCTGATGAACATGTCCGCGCCGATCGGGGACTCGTTCCTCATGGGGATCGTCGCGCCGGAACAGAGGGGGCTGGCGAGCGCGGTGAACTCGATCATCTGGCGCCTCCCGAACAGCGTGACGACGGTCCTCGGC
- a CDS encoding VIT domain-containing protein, whose amino-acid sequence MNATRFAFVVALVLAAFLNAPGPAAAFCVIVEPPSPLPTQVNGTQVEIQLTEGFARVVIIKEFSNPSDEFKQGQIAFPLEKGHELITDLRLKIGNVVYNSSTQNRSDALGDFLDAIAKGQDAALVQYDPPRDLYWIAVTIPPKEARTTITTLEMPLTKTDGFYEYGYRLSIDARDSVSYLRVHVRVETAAPLGEVLLPGHPDIPVVWSGSHRADAYINATQGAGTGDLPIRFRASGASLSQFAEPTGDRYVRFSLDSTDAAFASSIRPAPRALVVLVDTSGSMGLLDRWALAKDAVRRIAGDAHAGESFGVAVFQGAAVTPFSPSLQAWSPAVDGELARFLDSFRPHGSTGLTAALAQASLWALEARRLGQQPVLILVSDGRPTRSPLDPELETAYARISYDQGMPVFAMAVAPADHADETVLHNLSHYHGGELVTLDGDVPAAVADLVASMRVPILEGLRTEIPAAANLTFASANPQTVWQGGEALAIARMRGTAEDSLDLTLTWPAASGGTPALDVRTAGADIPAQPLLKREWALTRIHALLEAARAREDPAVVAELTALATETRVATPYTSLLVLLPQTEQAADRSVSDGSLAGAPLFGPGAGLASPASSGQGFSPVFVPPLVAEARTADALNRDLANPLIAQGEIDRYVDVGSAEYQRLDTPAATSRYEGTYFRVLEVGGELVAVRLGSPEAAQLAANGVGFAGMILAVLALVRLPRRGPRSRNDAADVRTKPELRREVNAPGDGRGLRASGRTSSHIARANSRRRLGRTKPIEERVTSSLAQTAVGYSRARRYCRQWYPRRAFWPWTAIPPSGPIEIVNESGGIFHPRPTALT is encoded by the coding sequence ATGAACGCCACCCGATTCGCATTCGTCGTCGCCCTCGTCCTCGCCGCATTCCTGAACGCGCCCGGCCCCGCGGCCGCGTTCTGCGTCATCGTCGAACCGCCATCGCCCCTCCCGACGCAAGTGAATGGGACCCAAGTCGAAATCCAGCTCACGGAAGGGTTCGCGCGGGTCGTCATCATCAAGGAGTTCTCCAATCCGAGCGACGAGTTCAAGCAAGGGCAAATCGCGTTCCCGCTCGAGAAGGGCCACGAGCTCATCACGGACCTACGCCTGAAAATCGGAAACGTCGTGTACAACTCGTCCACGCAGAATCGAAGCGACGCCCTCGGCGACTTCCTCGACGCGATCGCGAAGGGCCAGGATGCGGCCCTCGTCCAGTACGATCCGCCGCGGGACCTCTACTGGATTGCGGTGACGATCCCGCCGAAAGAGGCGCGGACGACGATCACGACGCTCGAGATGCCGCTCACCAAGACGGACGGCTTCTACGAGTACGGGTACCGCCTCTCGATCGATGCGCGAGACAGCGTATCGTATCTGCGGGTGCACGTCCGCGTCGAGACGGCGGCACCGCTCGGCGAGGTTCTCCTGCCGGGCCACCCCGACATCCCGGTCGTCTGGAGTGGATCCCACCGCGCGGACGCGTACATCAACGCGACCCAAGGGGCCGGCACGGGCGATCTGCCGATCCGCTTCCGGGCCTCGGGCGCATCCCTGAGCCAGTTCGCGGAGCCCACGGGGGATCGCTACGTCCGATTCTCCCTGGACAGCACCGACGCCGCATTCGCTTCTTCGATCCGGCCCGCGCCCCGGGCCCTGGTGGTCCTCGTCGACACATCCGGCAGCATGGGCCTGTTGGACCGGTGGGCGCTCGCGAAAGACGCCGTCCGCCGGATCGCGGGCGACGCGCATGCGGGCGAGTCATTCGGGGTCGCCGTGTTCCAGGGCGCCGCCGTCACGCCGTTCTCTCCCTCCCTCCAAGCGTGGTCGCCCGCCGTGGACGGGGAGCTCGCGCGCTTCCTGGATTCCTTCCGGCCGCACGGGAGCACGGGCCTGACGGCCGCGCTGGCGCAGGCTTCGCTGTGGGCCCTCGAGGCCCGCCGCCTCGGGCAGCAGCCAGTCCTGATCCTCGTCTCCGACGGCCGGCCGACCCGCTCGCCGCTGGATCCGGAGCTCGAGACGGCGTACGCTCGGATCTCGTACGACCAGGGGATGCCGGTCTTCGCGATGGCGGTGGCACCCGCGGACCATGCGGACGAGACGGTCCTCCACAACCTCTCGCACTACCACGGCGGGGAGCTCGTGACGCTCGACGGCGACGTCCCGGCCGCGGTGGCAGACCTCGTCGCCTCGATGCGCGTGCCCATCCTCGAAGGCCTGAGGACCGAAATCCCTGCGGCCGCGAATCTCACGTTCGCGAGCGCAAACCCGCAGACCGTGTGGCAAGGCGGGGAGGCCCTCGCGATCGCCCGGATGCGCGGGACCGCCGAGGACTCGCTCGACCTCACTCTGACGTGGCCGGCCGCGTCCGGTGGGACGCCGGCGCTCGACGTCCGGACCGCCGGTGCGGACATCCCCGCGCAACCTCTCCTGAAGCGGGAGTGGGCTTTGACGCGGATCCACGCGCTCCTGGAAGCTGCCCGCGCCCGAGAGGACCCCGCTGTGGTCGCGGAACTGACCGCCCTCGCCACGGAGACCCGGGTCGCGACGCCATACACATCGTTGCTCGTCCTCTTGCCGCAAACCGAACAAGCGGCGGACCGCTCCGTCTCGGACGGCTCGCTCGCGGGCGCGCCGCTCTTCGGACCCGGTGCAGGCCTCGCGTCGCCGGCATCCTCCGGGCAAGGCTTCTCCCCTGTGTTCGTCCCGCCGCTGGTGGCGGAGGCCCGGACGGCGGACGCCCTGAACCGAGATCTCGCGAACCCGCTCATCGCGCAAGGCGAAATCGACCGCTACGTCGACGTCGGGTCCGCGGAATATCAGCGGCTCGACACACCCGCCGCGACCTCCCGGTACGAAGGCACGTACTTCCGTGTCCTCGAGGTCGGCGGCGAGCTGGTCGCCGTCCGACTCGGCTCTCCCGAGGCCGCGCAGCTCGCCGCGAACGGCGTGGGATTCGCGGGCATGATCTTGGCGGTCCTGGCGCTCGTGCGCCTACCACGGCGGGGACCCAGGTCCCGGAACGATGCGGCAGACGTCCGGACGAAGCCGGAACTCCGTCGGGAAGTCAACGCACCCGGCGACGGGAGGGGCCTCCGGGCTAGCGGGAGGACTTCGAGTCACATCGCGCGGGCGAATTCGCGGAGACGGCTCGGTCGTACGAAGCCGATCGAGGAGCGAGTGACCTCCTCCCTCGCACAGACCGCCGTCGGATACTCACGCGCGAGGCGATATTGCCGCCAATGGTATCCGCGCCGCGCGTTTTGGCCATGGACCGCGATTCCGCCATCCGGGCCGATCGAGATCGTGAACGAATCCGGTGGGATCTTCCATCCGAGACCTACCGCCTTGACGTAG